One genomic region from Sulfurimonas sp. encodes:
- a CDS encoding DNA polymerase III subunit gamma/tau, giving the protein MKASSEVLARKYRPSTFDELIGQETISQTLSLALDSNRLSHAYLFSGLRGSGKTSTARIFAKALICEEGISHQPCGKCSNCISALQNRHIDIIEMDAASNRGIDDIKSLVEQTKYKPNSARFKVIIIDEVHMLSTPAFNALLKTLEEPPEYVKFILATTDPLKLPATILSRTQHFRFKRIATNKVIDHLAHILNLEEIGYETDALEILARSGSGSLRDTLTLLDQAIIYSKNHVDVNTVTDMLGLVDPKFIADLFSAVFAKDYGQLVTYTKVLEDYEAEMVVDELIAYLKERMYNQDALFSTLVLDRFFRILSDSKYLFSINADGSFVLSMIFFKMIEALRIKEVDQMIESLQKEIQRPQEIVKPQETAKIITEIPKVEKEIQAEVITPQANQKFDELIANIKDRNNDLGICFEKAITFISYENELLTWESCPDEEGKKALKHGWGAIQHLVKEVYGFDTKIKGNKCTKETVSEPEPQTSSMIEEAEIGGSGSCVTNCSSTDESSKEVDSNDIKDEPMVQKAIEMFEATKITIQSKI; this is encoded by the coding sequence GTGAAAGCATCTTCAGAAGTATTAGCAAGAAAATATCGTCCATCTACCTTTGATGAACTAATCGGTCAAGAAACAATATCGCAGACCTTATCTTTAGCACTTGATTCAAACAGACTCTCTCACGCTTACCTTTTTTCAGGTCTAAGAGGAAGTGGAAAAACATCAACTGCTCGTATCTTTGCTAAGGCTCTTATTTGTGAAGAAGGTATAAGTCATCAACCATGCGGGAAATGTTCAAACTGCATCTCTGCACTACAAAACCGTCACATTGATATCATAGAAATGGATGCGGCTTCAAATCGTGGAATAGATGATATAAAAAGTCTTGTTGAACAAACAAAATACAAACCAAATAGTGCAAGATTTAAAGTAATCATTATCGATGAAGTTCATATGTTAAGTACTCCTGCTTTTAATGCTCTTTTAAAAACGCTTGAAGAACCCCCAGAATATGTAAAGTTCATCTTAGCAACAACAGACCCTTTAAAACTCCCAGCAACCATACTTAGTCGTACTCAACACTTTAGATTTAAACGCATCGCAACAAATAAGGTTATAGACCATTTAGCTCACATACTAAACCTTGAAGAGATTGGTTATGAAACAGATGCTTTAGAGATTTTAGCAAGAAGTGGAAGTGGAAGTCTTAGAGATACTCTAACACTTTTAGACCAAGCCATCATCTACTCAAAAAATCATGTTGATGTTAATACAGTTACGGATATGTTAGGTCTTGTTGACCCTAAATTTATCGCTGATTTATTTAGCGCTGTCTTTGCAAAAGACTACGGGCAACTTGTAACTTATACAAAAGTACTTGAAGACTATGAAGCTGAGATGGTTGTAGATGAACTAATTGCTTATCTAAAAGAGCGTATGTATAACCAAGATGCACTTTTTTCTACTCTTGTTTTAGATAGATTTTTCAGAATTTTAAGCGATTCAAAATATCTATTTTCCATAAATGCTGACGGTTCTTTTGTACTTTCTATGATATTTTTTAAGATGATTGAAGCTCTTCGTATAAAAGAAGTGGACCAAATGATAGAGTCTTTACAAAAAGAGATTCAAAGACCTCAAGAGATTGTCAAACCACAAGAAACAGCCAAAATAATTACAGAAATACCAAAAGTTGAAAAAGAAATACAAGCAGAAGTAATCACACCTCAAGCAAATCAAAAATTTGATGAACTAATCGCAAATATAAAAGATAGAAATAATGACTTAGGTATCTGTTTTGAGAAAGCTATCACATTTATATCTTATGAAAATGAATTACTCACTTGGGAAAGTTGCCCTGATGAAGAGGGGAAAAAAGCACTAAAACATGGTTGGGGTGCTATACAGCATCTAGTAAAAGAAGTTTATGGTTTTGATACAAAAATCAAAGGTAATAAATGCACTAAAGAAACTGTTAGTGAACCTGAACCTCAAACCTCTTCCATGATAGAAGAAGCCGAGATTGGGGGAAGTGGAAGTTGTGTAACGAACTGTTCATCTACTGATGAATCTAGCAAAGAAGTAGATTCAAACGATATCAAAGATGAACCTATGGTTCAAAAAGCTATTGAGATGTTTGAAGCTACTAAAATCACCATTCAGTCTAAGATTTAG
- the murI gene encoding glutamate racemase — MKVGVFDSGIGGLTVVKSLLKHELFEEIIYFGDTARVPYGIKDKSTIIRYAIEAVEFFKDFEIDLIIVACNSVSAHALDEMREHSSCPVIGVVEAGILATANALDDKNANILVLGTNATINSKAYEIGLTNKEFKNIESKATGLFVPLVEEEIYEGEVLDATLKHYFKNLKKPDAIILGCTHFPLISKAIKNYFDDDSILIHSGDAIVEYLEDKFEFSKKYKKTKVNFFSSENTDALKNIAKKWLNK; from the coding sequence GTGAAAGTTGGTGTCTTTGATAGTGGAATTGGTGGATTAACTGTTGTTAAATCACTTTTAAAACATGAACTCTTTGAGGAAATAATCTACTTCGGAGATACTGCTCGTGTTCCTTATGGCATTAAAGATAAAAGCACCATAATTCGTTACGCTATTGAAGCAGTTGAATTTTTCAAAGATTTTGAGATAGACCTTATCATAGTCGCTTGTAACTCTGTAAGTGCTCACGCATTAGATGAGATGAGAGAGCATTCTAGCTGTCCTGTTATCGGTGTGGTTGAAGCTGGCATCTTAGCCACAGCAAATGCACTTGATGACAAAAATGCAAATATTTTAGTTTTAGGAACAAACGCAACTATAAACTCAAAAGCTTATGAAATAGGTTTAACAAATAAAGAATTTAAAAATATAGAGTCAAAAGCGACAGGACTATTTGTTCCACTTGTTGAAGAAGAAATTTATGAGGGTGAAGTTTTAGATGCTACTTTAAAACACTACTTCAAAAACCTTAAAAAACCAGATGCCATCATCTTAGGTTGTACTCATTTTCCTCTTATATCAAAAGCAATCAAAAATTATTTTGATGATGATAGCATACTTATTCATTCTGGAGATGCAATCGTTGAATATCTTGAAGATAAATTTGAGTTTTCTAAAAAATATAAAAAGACAAAAGTAAATTTTTTCTCTTCTGAAAATACAGATGCTTTAAAAAACATTGCAAAGAAATGGCTCAATAAATAA
- a CDS encoding efflux RND transporter periplasmic adaptor subunit produces MKYMLLAIVLFLNMQASETKGAQPPSLVKTVKVKEGYANSLQNYVGTLYYDRNSELASESSGVVSKLYAKEGQRVKRGNILLKLESSILEAKLKAKQAILNSFLAQQTKQQKDLKRAEVLINKKSIAQSSYDNTYYTLEALNAEIESHKAELLAMKIELQKKSIRAPFNGIVVKREVDIGEWVAVGSSVFNIIDPKSIEARINVPSRFLKTLSKGQKLQAKIEKKELEVSVKSIVPLADKSSRSFPVKLSFNSQKNLIEGMRIDVKVPTLKKEKVLLVPRDAVIKRFGNFVVFVVVDSKATMIPVSVINYTNNEAAISAQGLKVGMSVVIKGNERIFPNMPVVEKAN; encoded by the coding sequence ATGAAATATATGCTGTTGGCAATCGTACTGTTTTTAAATATGCAAGCAAGTGAAACTAAAGGTGCTCAACCACCATCTTTAGTAAAAACTGTAAAAGTTAAAGAGGGTTACGCAAACTCTCTTCAAAATTATGTAGGAACTCTTTACTACGATAGAAATTCAGAGCTTGCTTCTGAGAGTTCAGGTGTAGTGAGTAAACTTTATGCAAAAGAAGGACAAAGAGTAAAAAGAGGAAATATTCTTTTAAAACTAGAGAGTTCTATTTTAGAAGCTAAGCTAAAAGCAAAACAAGCAATTTTAAACTCTTTTTTAGCACAACAAACCAAACAACAAAAAGATTTAAAGCGGGCAGAAGTCCTTATAAATAAAAAGAGTATCGCACAGAGTAGTTACGATAATACTTACTATACATTAGAAGCACTAAACGCAGAGATTGAGTCACATAAAGCAGAACTTCTTGCTATGAAAATAGAACTTCAAAAAAAGAGTATAAGAGCACCTTTTAATGGGATAGTTGTAAAAAGAGAGGTGGATATAGGTGAATGGGTTGCTGTTGGAAGTAGTGTATTTAATATAATAGACCCAAAAAGTATAGAAGCAAGAATAAATGTTCCTAGTAGATTTTTAAAGACCCTATCAAAAGGACAAAAACTGCAAGCTAAAATAGAGAAAAAAGAGTTAGAAGTAAGTGTTAAAAGTATAGTCCCCTTAGCTGATAAATCTAGTCGTAGTTTTCCTGTAAAACTTTCATTTAACTCTCAAAAAAATCTTATAGAGGGAATGAGAATAGATGTAAAAGTACCTACTCTAAAAAAAGAAAAAGTTCTTCTTGTCCCCCGCGATGCTGTAATCAAGCGTTTTGGAAATTTTGTAGTATTTGTCGTTGTAGATTCTAAAGCTACGATGATTCCAGTAAGTGTAATTAACTATACTAACAATGAAGCTGCTATTTCAGCACAAGGTTTAAAAGTAGGAATGAGCGTAGTTATAAAAGGAAATGAAAGAATTTTTCCAAATATGCCCGTTGTTGAGAAGGCAAATTAA
- a CDS encoding MarR family transcriptional regulator has protein sequence MNANELKLHLDNKKDGHICSNSDIGYVTLPLFMLSQKLFAKIGNLLDKKYNLSNSQIDVLASLYSAHDEKYTLTPTKLYERLLFSSGGMTKVLKKLEKKGFIKRLDNEEDKRSKLVQLTPSGNDILEKSLADVIELEEAIFAHIKSDERKSMSDLLFKALDDIE, from the coding sequence ATGAATGCTAACGAATTAAAATTACATCTTGACAACAAAAAAGATGGTCATATATGTTCTAATAGCGATATAGGATATGTGACTCTTCCTTTATTTATGCTCTCTCAAAAGCTTTTTGCAAAAATTGGAAACTTATTGGACAAAAAATACAATCTATCTAATAGTCAAATAGATGTTCTTGCATCTCTTTATTCTGCTCATGATGAAAAATATACACTTACTCCGACAAAACTATATGAAAGATTACTTTTCTCTTCAGGAGGAATGACTAAGGTATTAAAAAAATTAGAAAAAAAAGGGTTCATTAAAAGACTGGATAATGAAGAAGATAAAAGGAGTAAGCTTGTTCAGTTAACTCCAAGTGGTAACGATATTTTAGAAAAATCTTTAGCTGATGTAATAGAGCTTGAAGAAGCAATATTTGCTCATATAAAGAGCGATGAGAGGAAAAGCATGTCAGATTTACTCTTTAAAGCACTTGATGACATTGAATAA
- a CDS encoding TolC family protein has product MRIILIFVSSYMALFGLTLSQSIELALSNSPKILISKSNVKYSQYIKDEATGAYHPTLEAGFAWQELENPTAFTFSPSHNYNLSLKYNLFNGFSDYSTVSSKDSELKSAKLESKAIISDLKLAVTLAYTSYLKARKLIKSQEEQLASLTKQYDDTNVRYEQGIVAKNDLLLIDVEKLKAEQAFIKAKSDLIVAKSNLENIIAVTLDKNETIDDFDASVNEIQEIVDLESQMMQNRSEIKAMTFKSKSLVFQRDAITGNYLPKVNLEASHQINDQERISGTTIFQPKEQTTYGVNVTWSLYSGMRNLAMKKALLEKHNQQNLQLHQLKLDLKNQLRQAYEGFKVAKSAKNVASRAKESAKENYRITADRYSQGDVDTLTLLVSQSNLTQAVNANNDAYYDLFVAYKTLQRIISE; this is encoded by the coding sequence ATGAGAATCATTTTAATTTTTGTATCATCATATATGGCACTGTTTGGATTGACTCTATCCCAATCAATTGAGTTGGCTTTAAGCAATTCTCCTAAAATTTTAATTTCTAAAAGTAATGTAAAGTATAGCCAGTATATAAAAGATGAAGCGACAGGTGCTTACCATCCAACGCTTGAAGCAGGATTTGCTTGGCAGGAACTTGAGAACCCTACGGCATTTACATTTAGTCCGAGTCATAACTATAACCTGAGTTTAAAGTACAACCTTTTTAATGGTTTTTCTGATTACTCTACTGTTAGCTCTAAAGACTCTGAACTAAAATCTGCAAAGCTTGAAAGTAAGGCTATTATTTCAGATTTAAAGTTAGCCGTTACTCTAGCATATACTTCTTACCTAAAAGCAAGAAAACTCATTAAATCTCAAGAAGAGCAGTTAGCATCTTTAACTAAACAATACGATGATACAAATGTAAGATATGAGCAGGGTATAGTTGCTAAAAATGATTTGCTTTTAATCGATGTTGAAAAATTAAAAGCAGAACAAGCGTTTATAAAAGCTAAAAGTGACCTTATCGTTGCTAAGAGTAATCTTGAAAATATTATAGCGGTAACTCTAGATAAAAATGAAACCATTGATGACTTTGATGCTAGTGTAAATGAAATTCAAGAGATAGTTGATTTAGAATCTCAAATGATGCAAAACCGTAGTGAGATAAAAGCTATGACTTTTAAAAGTAAATCACTTGTTTTTCAAAGAGATGCGATAACAGGAAATTATCTTCCAAAAGTAAATTTAGAAGCTTCCCACCAAATAAATGATCAAGAGAGAATCTCAGGAACAACTATTTTTCAACCAAAAGAGCAGACAACTTATGGTGTGAATGTAACTTGGAGCTTATACTCAGGAATGAGAAATTTAGCTATGAAAAAAGCTTTGTTAGAAAAACATAATCAACAAAATTTACAACTTCATCAACTAAAGTTAGATTTGAAAAATCAACTAAGACAAGCATATGAAGGTTTTAAAGTTGCTAAGAGTGCCAAGAATGTTGCATCTCGTGCAAAAGAGAGTGCAAAAGAGAACTACCGTATTACAGCAGATAGGTATTCTCAAGGAGATGTAGATACACTTACTCTATTGGTATCTCAGTCAAACTTAACACAGGCAGTAAATGCAAATAACGATGCCTACTATGACTTATTTGTAGCGTATAAAACTTTACAAAGAATAATTTCGGAGTAG
- the surE gene encoding 5'/3'-nucleotidase SurE, translating into MKKKYKILVTNDDGYEAKGLLCLVQALKELDGVEVTVVAPANEKSACGHSLTLVRPLRFVSVDDDFYKLDDGTPSDCVYLSLSTLFEHEKPDLLVSGINRGSNMGEDITYSGTAAGAMEGVLHDVPSIAISQVMDFTNPDGDFTLAMKTIKKLVLKIKNGSFPLPKREFLNVNIPADIEEAQMQVTYAGYRFYANDSHVHRNPRGEEYYWLGLHPLDFAPRDGVEEVSDYEAVQAGKISITPIQLDLSAYKSIKNLKSWIE; encoded by the coding sequence ATGAAAAAAAAATATAAAATTTTAGTGACAAATGATGATGGTTACGAGGCAAAAGGTTTGCTTTGTTTAGTGCAGGCTTTAAAAGAGCTAGATGGCGTTGAAGTTACTGTTGTTGCCCCTGCAAATGAGAAGTCTGCTTGTGGACATTCTCTTACTTTAGTTCGACCACTTCGTTTTGTGAGTGTTGATGATGATTTTTATAAACTCGATGATGGAACTCCTAGTGATTGTGTCTATCTATCGCTAAGTACACTTTTTGAACATGAAAAGCCTGACCTTCTCGTAAGTGGTATAAATCGTGGCTCAAATATGGGAGAAGATATAACTTATAGTGGAACTGCAGCAGGGGCGATGGAGGGTGTTTTACATGATGTTCCTTCTATCGCCATCTCTCAAGTGATGGACTTTACAAATCCTGATGGAGATTTTACTCTTGCAATGAAAACTATAAAAAAACTTGTTTTAAAGATTAAAAATGGTTCTTTTCCTTTACCAAAAAGAGAGTTTTTAAATGTAAATATACCAGCAGATATTGAAGAAGCACAGATGCAAGTAACTTATGCAGGTTATAGATTTTACGCAAATGATTCTCATGTTCATAGAAATCCAAGAGGCGAAGAATATTACTGGTTAGGATTACATCCACTTGATTTTGCTCCAAGAGATGGTGTTGAAGAAGTTAGTGATTATGAGGCTGTTCAAGCAGGTAAAATATCTATAACTCCTATTCAGCTTGATTTGAGTGCGTATAAAAGTATAAAAAATCTTAAAAGTTGGATAGAGTAA
- a CDS encoding efflux RND transporter permease subunit: MNFIDISIKKPVSVFVGIILILMFGMVALSQLPYKLTPNVIEPEIGVVTIWPGATPSEIERDIVEKQEEQLKSTPGLVNYEATASDNLSEITLTFEVGTDMNKALLEVSNKLNQVDSYPENVQKPIIQSAGSNASPTIWMGFVVNEGNDRDVDTYLTYLDNEVKEKFERVNGVASIFIPGGTKDQLHIKLFPQRLAAHGLTIDSVALAIQNENVDTAAGTVDIDRRTYRVRVSARFTSIQDLEQMVLFNDGQKSIRLGDVAEISKGYEKVVANILVSNGDKLSKALIYGVRMEPSANVVATTNRVEKVMENLNANVLPEHNIHLEWYYDQRGYIQGAIDLVQQNIAVGAVLAIIILLLFLRSFLPTAVVSASIPISIVATFIVLNVMDRSLNTISLAGISFAVGMLLDSAIVVLENIDRHLKMGKKPFDAAHDGTVEVWGALVASALTTIAVFLPVIFLESEAGQLFKDIAIAVTAAITFSLFVSVSVIPMFWTQLIKMSSTDHEKEHEVTKKPDSFLIRIAKKVAALFMSGVTWSLERRINQFITIIFMGSISVATIVLLFPKMEYLPQGNQNLIMNILIPPPGLSENEKKEIGVKIYEHMKPHYEEEVDSIPPIKNSFYVSYGDLIIQGMISDEESRATEYIPFMMPVVNSFPGVFGISLQSGVFEQGIGEGRNIDIDISGQNMSKLTQIGGMLFGAISGGIKGAQIRPVPSIELLFPEALIIPDRNALANVGMSSRSFGFAADVLLDGRKISEYTQDGEKSIDMILKSHDSMINSPEALYLTQVTTPKAGLVPMSELSQMKHTTSITKIRHVDGKRTITLQVTPPSTMTLQESVEKLEVIIKNAIPPNMLEDSTKVKLAGKADKLAQTIESMKWNLVFALVIIYLLMSALFGNFIYPLVILFTVPMATAGGFVGLKLTNMFVAPQPLDVLTMLGFIILIGIVVNNAILIVHQALNNMRHNAMEPKEAIIEATRSRLRPIFMSSLTSVFGMLPLVLVPGPGSEFYRGLGSVITGGLALSMLFTILVTPALMYLMISLTSKKEKEIK, from the coding sequence ATGAACTTCATTGATATATCTATAAAAAAACCAGTTAGTGTTTTTGTTGGTATAATATTGATTCTTATGTTTGGTATGGTGGCTTTAAGCCAATTACCTTATAAGCTTACTCCAAATGTAATCGAGCCTGAGATAGGTGTTGTAACCATTTGGCCGGGAGCTACTCCGAGTGAAATAGAGCGTGATATAGTTGAAAAACAAGAAGAACAGTTAAAATCTACTCCTGGGCTTGTCAACTATGAAGCCACAGCATCTGATAATCTTTCAGAAATAACTCTGACTTTTGAAGTTGGAACTGATATGAATAAGGCTCTTCTTGAGGTATCTAATAAACTAAACCAAGTTGATAGCTATCCTGAGAATGTCCAAAAGCCAATTATCCAGTCTGCCGGATCAAACGCATCTCCTACAATTTGGATGGGATTTGTTGTAAATGAAGGTAATGATAGAGATGTTGATACATATCTTACCTACTTAGACAATGAAGTAAAAGAGAAGTTTGAGCGAGTAAATGGAGTAGCTAGCATATTTATACCAGGTGGTACAAAAGACCAACTTCATATAAAACTTTTTCCACAAAGACTAGCTGCTCATGGACTTACAATCGACTCTGTTGCCTTAGCTATTCAAAATGAAAATGTAGATACTGCCGCTGGAACGGTAGATATTGATAGGCGTACATATCGTGTAAGAGTATCAGCTAGATTTACCTCAATTCAAGATTTGGAGCAAATGGTTCTATTTAATGATGGACAGAAAAGTATCCGCCTTGGCGATGTGGCTGAAATATCAAAAGGTTATGAAAAAGTTGTAGCAAATATTTTAGTATCAAATGGAGATAAATTAAGTAAAGCACTAATATATGGTGTTAGAATGGAGCCATCTGCTAATGTTGTAGCTACTACAAACAGAGTTGAAAAAGTGATGGAAAATCTAAATGCAAATGTACTCCCAGAGCATAATATTCACTTAGAGTGGTATTATGATCAAAGAGGATATATTCAGGGTGCAATAGATTTAGTTCAGCAAAATATTGCAGTTGGAGCAGTGTTAGCAATTATAATTTTATTACTATTTTTACGCTCATTTTTACCAACTGCAGTTGTATCAGCATCTATTCCTATTAGTATTGTTGCTACATTTATTGTTTTAAATGTAATGGATAGAAGTTTAAATACTATCTCATTAGCAGGTATTTCATTTGCTGTTGGTATGTTACTTGATAGTGCTATTGTTGTTTTAGAAAACATTGATAGACATCTTAAGATGGGTAAAAAACCATTTGATGCAGCGCATGATGGTACAGTTGAAGTTTGGGGTGCTCTTGTAGCATCTGCATTAACAACTATTGCGGTTTTCTTGCCTGTAATATTTTTAGAATCAGAAGCTGGACAGCTCTTTAAAGATATTGCTATTGCAGTAACAGCAGCTATTACATTTTCTCTTTTTGTATCTGTATCAGTTATTCCGATGTTTTGGACACAGCTTATAAAGATGAGTTCAACTGACCATGAAAAAGAGCATGAAGTTACTAAAAAACCAGATTCATTTTTAATTCGCATTGCTAAAAAAGTAGCTGCACTATTTATGTCTGGAGTCACATGGAGTCTAGAAAGAAGAATAAATCAGTTTATAACTATTATTTTTATGGGTAGCATCTCTGTTGCAACAATAGTTCTACTTTTTCCAAAGATGGAGTACCTTCCACAAGGAAATCAAAATCTAATAATGAATATTTTAATTCCGCCTCCGGGACTCTCAGAAAATGAGAAAAAAGAGATAGGGGTTAAGATATATGAACATATGAAGCCTCACTATGAAGAAGAGGTAGATAGTATTCCTCCTATAAAAAATAGTTTCTATGTCTCATATGGGGATCTAATTATTCAAGGTATGATTTCAGATGAAGAGAGTCGTGCAACAGAATATATTCCATTTATGATGCCCGTTGTAAACAGCTTCCCAGGGGTATTTGGTATTTCGCTTCAAAGTGGCGTATTTGAGCAAGGGATAGGTGAGGGCAGAAATATCGACATCGATATTAGTGGTCAAAATATGTCTAAACTAACTCAAATAGGTGGAATGCTTTTTGGTGCAATCTCTGGAGGAATAAAAGGTGCTCAAATTCGTCCTGTTCCATCTATTGAACTTCTATTTCCAGAAGCTTTAATAATTCCAGATCGTAATGCTTTAGCAAATGTTGGTATGAGTAGTAGAAGTTTTGGGTTTGCAGCAGATGTACTTCTTGATGGACGAAAAATCAGTGAGTATACTCAAGATGGAGAGAAATCTATAGATATGATTTTAAAATCACACGATAGTATGATTAACTCACCTGAAGCACTCTATTTAACTCAGGTTACAACGCCAAAAGCTGGTCTTGTTCCTATGTCTGAACTCTCTCAAATGAAACATACGACTAGTATTACAAAGATTCGTCATGTTGATGGTAAAAGAACTATTACACTTCAAGTTACACCACCAAGTACAATGACTCTTCAAGAGAGTGTGGAAAAGTTGGAAGTAATTATAAAAAATGCTATCCCTCCAAATATGCTTGAGGATTCAACTAAGGTAAAACTAGCAGGAAAAGCGGATAAACTTGCTCAAACCATAGAGTCTATGAAGTGGAACTTGGTATTTGCACTGGTAATTATATATCTATTGATGAGTGCCTTGTTTGGGAATTTCATTTATCCCTTAGTGATTCTTTTTACAGTGCCAATGGCAACTGCTGGTGGCTTTGTAGGTCTTAAACTTACAAATATGTTTGTAGCACCACAACCGCTTGATGTACTGACTATGTTAGGATTTATTATTCTTATTGGGATTGTTGTAAATAACGCTATTTTGATAGTGCATCAAGCCTTAAATAATATGCGTCATAACGCAATGGAACCAAAAGAAGCGATTATTGAAGCTACTCGTTCACGACTTAGACCCATCTTTATGAGTTCTTTGACTTCTGTATTTGGTATGTTACCACTTGTTTTAGTCCCTGGTCCAGGTTCTGAATTTTATAGAGGTTTAGGTTCAGTAATCACAGGGGGACTTGCACTTTCAATGTTATTTACTATTTTAGTAACACCAGCACTTATGTACTTGATGATAAGTTTGACAAGTAAAAAAGAGAAGGAGATAAAATGA
- the rho gene encoding transcription termination factor Rho, whose product MSENNSQQPRRNNNSKSPNNRNNSKTRTHKPVKGASVEDLRTKSTEELTVIAVDLKVEHPNELKRQDIIFEILKAQTEQGGFILFSGILEIMQDGYGFIRSIDKSFNESINDAYVSNTQIKRFALRNGDVVTGQVRPPKDQERYYALIKIEAVNSLPPEESKKRPLFENLTPLYPEDQIKLEYREKGLTGRMLDLFSPIGKGQRGLIVAPPRSGKTELLKEIAHGISKNHPDIDMMVLLVDERPEEVTDMERSVKGEVYSSTFDMPAKNHVKVAEMVIEKAKRRVELGKDVVILLDSITRLARAYNTVTPSSGKVLSGGVDANALHKPKRFFGAARNIENGGSLTIIATALIDTGSRMDEVIFEEFKGTGNMEVVLDRKIADRRIFPAIDILKSGTRKDELLLGKENLQKVFILRQMLHKQDNEVEALKFIYTTMGKKETNEEFLESMNTNS is encoded by the coding sequence ATGAGTGAAAACAATTCACAACAACCCCGCAGAAACAACAACTCAAAAAGCCCAAATAACAGAAACAACTCAAAAACAAGAACTCATAAACCTGTAAAAGGTGCTAGTGTTGAAGACCTTCGTACTAAAAGTACTGAAGAGCTAACAGTTATCGCAGTTGATCTAAAAGTTGAACACCCAAATGAGTTAAAAAGACAAGATATAATTTTTGAAATTCTAAAAGCTCAGACAGAACAAGGTGGGTTTATACTCTTTAGTGGAATCTTAGAAATCATGCAAGATGGGTATGGATTTATCCGTTCGATTGATAAAAGTTTTAATGAAAGTATCAATGATGCTTATGTGTCAAATACACAAATAAAAAGATTTGCACTTAGAAATGGTGATGTTGTAACTGGACAAGTTCGCCCTCCAAAAGACCAAGAGCGTTACTACGCACTTATCAAGATAGAAGCAGTAAATAGCCTTCCTCCAGAAGAGAGTAAAAAAAGACCTCTTTTTGAAAACTTAACACCACTTTATCCAGAAGACCAAATAAAACTAGAGTATAGAGAAAAAGGTTTGACAGGTCGTATGTTAGACCTATTTTCTCCTATCGGAAAAGGACAACGGGGTTTAATTGTTGCACCTCCAAGAAGTGGTAAAACTGAACTTTTAAAAGAAATCGCTCATGGAATTAGTAAAAATCATCCAGACATAGACATGATGGTTTTACTTGTTGATGAACGACCTGAAGAGGTTACAGATATGGAGAGAAGTGTTAAAGGTGAAGTTTATAGTTCTACTTTTGATATGCCTGCAAAAAACCATGTGAAAGTAGCCGAGATGGTTATAGAAAAAGCAAAAAGACGCGTTGAACTTGGAAAAGATGTAGTAATACTTCTTGACTCTATAACTCGTCTAGCTCGTGCTTACAATACAGTAACTCCATCAAGTGGTAAAGTTCTTTCAGGTGGTGTAGATGCAAATGCTCTTCATAAACCAAAACGCTTTTTTGGTGCTGCTAGAAACATAGAAAATGGAGGAAGTTTAACTATTATCGCTACTGCTCTTATAGATACAGGAAGTAGAATGGATGAAGTTATCTTTGAAGAGTTCAAAGGTACAGGAAATATGGAAGTTGTTCTTGATAGAAAAATCGCAGACAGAAGAATCTTTCCAGCTATCGACATTCTTAAATCTGGAACTCGTAAAGATGAGCTTCTTCTTGGTAAAGAAAATTTACAAAAAGTATTTATCCTTCGTCAGATGCTACATAAGCAAGATAATGAAGTTGAAGCTTTAAAATTTATCTATACAACTATGGGTAAAAAAGAAACTAATGAAGAATTTTTAGAAAGTATGAATACAAACTCGTGA